One Nocardia huaxiensis genomic window, CGTGAGCTGCCCGGGTCGCTCGCGTACGCCATGGACCGCTATGCGAAAGCCGCTCGCGCCGTGCGAGATCAGCTGTCGCCGGACACCTGGATGATTCTCGGATCGGTCGATCGGGCACTGTCGGAATACCGTGCGGCGCGCGGAGATCGGGGTGCGGCGCTGGCGGCGGTGCATTCGCGGGCACTGTCGGCCTTGCTGGCGTTGACCGGGATCGACTCGGAAAGCGTTGTGCGCGACACGGGTTGGTACGTGATGGACATCGGCCGCCGGCTCGAGCGCGGGCTGGCGCTGTCGGCACTCATGCGGGCCGCCCTCACCAGCGTCTATCCGCCCGAGACCGATCGGGTGGTCACCGACGCGGTGCTGTCGGCGACCGTTTCCTCGGTGAGTTACCGTCGCCGCCACCGGGATTCGGTGCGCATCTCCGCCGTGGCCGGACTGCTGCTGTTCGATGCGAGCAGCCCGCGCTCGCTGGCGTATCAGCTGGAGCGACTGGACGCCGACTTCCTGGCCCTGCCCGCGACCTCCGGATCCTCACGCCCGCAACGACTCCTGAGCGACGCGCGGCGCATGCTCCATCGCATCGACCCGGCCGACCTGGAGGTCACCGGGGAGGACGGCCGGCGCACCGAACTCGCCGACCTGCTGGACGGCGTGCACCTGCGGCTGCGCAAGATCGCCGAATCCTTCGAGCTGACCAGGCTTTCGGTGCCGCGCGAGATTCAGCCGCTGTGGGGTTCGGCGCGGGTGGTGGGGTGAGCGTGCGCAGATATCGGGTTCAGCATCGCACCGTCTACGAGTACTCGGACGTGGTGACCAGCTCCTACGGTCGGGCCTACCTGACGCCCCGGGAATTCCCGGGGCAGCGGCTGCTGTCGCACGATATCCACGTCGACCCCGTGCCGTCGGACCGGTCGGTCGGCGCCGACGTGTACGGCAATACGACCCTGTATTTCCATGTCACCGCCGACCACGAACGGCTGGAGGTGACCGGCGAATCCCTGGTCGATGTCGGCCGCCCCGCCGAAATGCCGGACGTCCCCTGGGAGATGGCCCGCCCCGCCACCGAGAATGGTCCGCTCGCCGTCGAATTCGCCCTCGATCTGACCCCGCCCGAACTCACCCCTGGCATCGCCGCCTATGCCGCGCAGTCGTTTCCGCCCGGCCGCCCACTGCCCGAGGCGGTGGCCGAACTCACCACCCGCATCCACACCGACTTCACCTACGAGTCCGGTTCCACCACCGTCAGCACCAGTGTCGCCGACGTTTTCCAGGCGCGCGCAGGGGTGTGCCAGGATTTCGCCCGGCTCGCCATCGCCTGTCTGCGCTCGCGGGGTCTGGCCGCCCGCTACGTCTCCGGCTACCTCTCCACCGACCCGCCGCCGGGCAAGGAACGCATGGTCGGCGTGGACGCCACACACGCCTGGGCCGCGGTCTGGCTGCCGGACGCTCCCGGACCGGGCCGCTGGATCGGATTCGACCCCACCAACGACCAGTTCGCGAACGACCGCTACGTCACCGTCGCGTGGGGCCGCGACTACGCCGACGTCCCGCCCCTGCGCGGCATCATCTACACCGACGCCAAGGAGAGCACCATCACCGTCTCCGTCGACGTGGCCCCGCTCGAGGTGCCCGATGCGTGATTTCAGCTGCCCCCGCTGCGGTCAGCGGCTCGCCTTCGAGAACAGCCTGTGCCTGAACTGCGGCAGCCCACTGGGTTTCAGCCTCGCCGAACGGTCGATCCTGGTGCTCGCCGACGAACCGAAACCTGATCAGGCCGACAACGACGGCACCGTCGACGCCCAGCGCTACCAGTTGTGCCCCAATCGGCATGTGGCCGAATGCAACTGGCTGGTCCCCGCCCCGAACGGCGACCCGCCCCCGCTGTGCGAGTCCTGCCGCCTCACCCGCACCCGCCCCAATGACGGTGACGCCGAATCGCTTCCGGCCTTCGCCGAGGCCGAGGGCGCCAAACGCCGGCTCGTCCTGGAACTCACCGAACTGGGCCTGCCCATCGTCGACCGCGACACCGATCCCGAGCACGGCCTGGCCTTCGACCTGCTCTCCAGCGCCGCCGAACACGTCGTCACCGGCCACGAGAACGGCGTGGTCACCCTCGACCTGGCCGAGGGCGACGACGTGCATCGCGAGCAGCTGCGCGTGGAGATGGACGAGCCCTACCGCACCCTGCTCGGCCACTTCCGCCATGAGATCGGTCACTACTATTTCCAAGTCCTGATCAGCACCGATGCCACCCTGAACCGCTACCGCGAACTCTTCGGCGACCCCTACGCCGACTACCAACGGGCCCTGGACCGGCACTACGCCGAGGGCCCGCCCGCGGGCTGGGAGAACACGCACGTCTCCACCTACGCCACCATGCATTCCGCCGAGGACTGGGCCGAGACCTTCGCCCACTACCTGCACATCCGCGACACCCTGGACACCGCGGCCGCGTTCGGATTCGCTCCCGCCGGAGCCACTTTCGAGCGCCCGCAGGTGGGCCGCGCCGGTTTCGACCGCATCATCGACCTGTGGCTGCCGCTGGCCTGGTCGCTCAATATGCTCAATCGCTCCATGGGCCATCACGACCTGTACCCGTTCGTGCTGGCCGATCCGGTGCTCGCCAAAATGCGCTTCATCCATGAACTGTGTGCGGGACTATGAAGTGGTGTCCCCCGATGTGGCGCCGGTCGCCCCCGCTTCCGGGCTTCTATCGCGCCCCTGTAAACTGCTGATCATCATGCAGCGGGCACTTCTTCTCCTCGGCCGCCGCGACGGGTTCTGATACGGACTGGCTCCCGTCGCGGGTGTTAGTCGTGCCGGTCTACCCACACTTTGGGATCAAAGCCACTCTCTCGGAGATAAATCGCCATGTCACCTGCTGATGCTTTCGTTTCCGGCTCGCGCACCATCACCGTGCCGTCGAAACCCGCCCCGGCCGATCAGCCCGCGTGGAACAAGCAGAAGAACTCTTCGATGCCGACCTTCCGGTATCGCCCGTTCGCCGAAGAGGTCGAGGCCGTCGAGCTGCCCGACCGCACCTGGCCGAACAAGATCATCGATCGTGCGCCGTCGTGGTGCGCCGTCGACCTGCGCGACGGCAACCAGGCGCTCATCGACCCCATGAGCCCCGCCCGCAAGCGCCGCATGTTCGACCTGCTGGTCCGCATGGGCTACAAGGAGATCGAGGTCGGCTTCCCCGCCGCCTCGCAGACCGACTTCGACTTCGTCCGAGAGATCATCGAGGACAACGCGATTCCGGACGACGTCACCATCCAGGTGCTCACCCAGTCCCGCCCGGAACTGATCGAGCGCACCTTCGAAGCCTGCAACGGCGCGCCCAACGCCATCGTGCACTTCTACAACTCGACCTCCATCCTGCAGCGTCGCGTGGTCTTCCGCGCCGACCGCGAGGCCGTCAAGAAGATCGCCACCGACGCCGCCGCACTGTGCCTGGAGATCGAGAAGAAGTACCCGGACACCAACTGGCGCTACGAGTACAGCCCCGAGTCCTACACCGGCACCGAACTGGACTACGCGCTGGACGTCTGCGACGCGGTCTCCGCGATCATCCAGCCCACCCCGGCCAAGCCGCTGATCATCAACCTGCCCGCGACCGTGGAGATGGCGACCCCGAACGTCTACGCCGACTCCATCGAGTGGATGAGCCGCAACCTGGCCCGCCGCGACTCCATCGTGCTGTCGCTGCACCCGCACAACGACCGCGGCACCGCCGTGGCCGCCGCCGAACTGGGCTACCTGGCCGGCGCCGACCGCATCGAAGGCTGCCTGTTCGGCAATGGCGAGCGCACCGGCAATGTCTGCCTGGTGACGCTGGGCATGAACATGTTCAGCCGCGGCGTGGATCCGCAGATCGACTTCTCCAACATCGACGAGATCCGCCGCACCGTCGAATACTGCAACCAGCTGCCCGTGGCCGAACGCCACCCGTACGGCGGCGACCTGGTCTACACGGCCTTCTCCGGCTCGCACCAGGACGCCATCAACAAGGGCCTGGACGCCATGAAGGCCGCCGCCGACAAGGCCGGCGCCGATGTCGACGACATCACCTGGGAGGTCCCGTACCTGCCCATCGACCCGAAGGACGTCGGCCGCACCTACGAGGCCGTCATCCGGGTGAACTCGCAGTCCGGCAAGGGCGGCGTCGCCTACATCATGAAGACCGATCACGGGCTGGTGCTGCCGCGCCGCCTGCAGATCGAGTTCTCGCAGGCCATCCAGAAGATCACCGACGGCGAGGGCGGCGAGGTCACCCCGAAGGAGATGTGGGACGTCTTCTCCGAGGAGTACCTGTCGGCCATCACGCCGCTGGAACGCATCCGGCAGAAGGTGACCGCGTCGGAGACCGACGGCGGCGTCGACTCCATCAGCGCGGTCGTCAAGGTCGACGGGGCCGAGCAGGAGATCACCGGCACCGGCAACGGCCCGCTCGCCGCCTTCGTGGACGCGCTGTCCACCATCGGCTACGACGTGCGCATCCTGGACTACAGCGAGCACGCCATGTCCGCGGGCGACGACGCGCAGGCCGCCTCCTACGTCGAGGTGGCCATCGGAGACAAGGTGACCTGGGGCGTCGGCATCGCCACCTCCATCACCACGGCCTCCCTGCGCGCGGTGGTCTCGGCAGTCAACCGTGCGGCCCGCACCCGCTGACCGCCAACGAGATTCGCGTTGCTGCCCCGCAACCCACGGATGAACGTGTGGTTGCGGGGCAGTTGCGCAGGTACGCCAAGGTTCACCAGGCCCGGATGCGATCGGGTCGGTGATGTTAGCGTTGAAACGCATTAGCGCCGAGCTCTCTGCTCGAACAGCCGGGCAGATGGGGGACACGTGACCAAAGATCAGAATTCCACCTCGCAAGCCGAGGACCGGGACGCCGCCGACCAGGCAGCGGACGCACTCGCCGCCGAGGCCGCCACGGACGCGGCGGACTCCGCCGCGACACCCGATCCCGCCCCCGAGGAGGACGGCAAGTCGCCCGCCGGGTTCTTCCCGCCGGTCCCGGATTCGATCGACCAGGCCGTGGCCTTCGAGCAGACCGTGCACTTCGGTGCCTCCGGGCAGCCGAACGACGCGCCGAATCCGTTCGCGCCCGGTCCGCAAGGGCCCGGCGAGGGGCCGAGTCCGTTTGCGGCGGGTCCGAATGGACCTGCTGGTGGTCCGAACGCATTCCCTGGCGGTCCGTACGGACCTTCCGATGCGCCGAATCCGTACGGGCCGGGGCCGAATCCCTATGGGCAGCAAGGGCCTTACGGTGCGCCGCCGCCGTTCTCGGGCGGCCCGGACGGGCAGGGGCCGTTCGCGCCCGGCGCTCCCGGACCGTTCCAGCAGCCCGGATTCCCGCCCACCGACGGGTACCCCATGCCGGATGCCGGGCAGTTCGCGCCGCCGCCGAATCCCGATGCGCCGGGGGCGGTTCCGCCGCCGGGCGCGTCCTTCGGCGAGTTTCGGCAGCAGACCCCGTACGGCGAGGTCCGGCAGGAGATCGGCAGCGACGGCATGGTGCGGCGAGTCTTCGCCGAGGAGCCGCGGCCGGAACACGGTGCGCCGCACGGTGATCCGAACCAGAGCGGTCCGGGGCAGATCGTCGGTCAGCCGGGGCAGCCCGGTGGTCCGGGTGAGCCCGGTCAGCCGGGGCAGTTCGCCGGCCAGGGTCAGCCCGGTGAGCCGGGCCAGCCCGCACAGTTCGGTGGCCCGGGGCAGCCGGGGCAGTTCGCGCCGTCGGGTGAGCAGCCGGGCGGGCCGATCTACAGCTGGTCGCCGCCGCCCGCCGCACCGCCGCAGCAGTCGCAGCCGGGATTCCAGCCGGGCTGGACTCCGCAGCCGCAGCAGGGTTTCCAGCCGCAGCAGCCCGGTTACGGGCAGCCGCAGCACCCGCAGCCGGGCCACTCGGTCAATGATCTGAACCTGTTGAAGCGGGCCCGCAAGGCGCCGCGCAGCGGGTGGCGCCGCGCCGTGCACAAGGCGTCCGGCGGCGTGATCAATCCGGGCGAGTCGCCGGCCGATGTGGTGTACCGCGAGCTCGTCGACCGCGTGAACCAGCCGGTGCGCGGCGACTACCGCATCGCCATCCTGTCGCTCAAGGGCGGCGTCGGAAAGACCACCACCACAGTCGGTCTCGGCTCCACCTTCTCCACCCTGCGCGGCGACCGCGTCATCGCCATCGACGCCAACCCGGACCTCGGCACCCTCGCCCACCGGGTACCCCGCCAGACCCGCTCCACGGTGCGAAACCTGCTGGAGGACAGCCACATCACCCGCTACTCCGATGTGCGCGCCCACACCTCCCAGGCCCCGAGTCGCCTGGAAGTCCTTGCCTCCGAACAGGATCCGGCAGTCTCCGAGGCGTTCAGCGAGGCCGACTACCGCAAGGCCATCGGCATCCTGCAGCAGTTCTACAACATCATCCTCACCGACTGCGGCACCGGCCTGATGCATTCGGCCATGTCCGGCGTCCTCGACATGGCCAGCTCCCTGGTCCTGGTCACCTCCCCGGCCATCGACGGCGCCCGCTCGGCCTCGGCCACCCTGGACTGGCTCGACCACCACGGCTACCACAAGCTGGTGGAACGAACAGTGGTGGTGGTCAACGCTTCTCGCAAGGGCTCCTCCACGGTCGACCTGGACCAGCTCCGCAAGCTGTTCCTGGACCGCACCCGAGCGGTCCAGGTGGTCCCCTTCGACGACCACCTCGCCGAGGGCGCCGAGATCGACCTCGAACTGGTCTCCAAACCCACCCGCCGAGCCCTCCTGGAACTGGCCGCCATGGTCGCCGACGACTTCGGCTACCACGCCGCCCAGCAACACCAGCAGCGCCCGCCGCAGCACTGAGCGGAACACACGCCAGACCAACTCGCCGCCGCACAGCCCGAATCTGGGTTGTGGGGCGGCGAGTTACGTTGTGGGGTCCGGCATGGGCGTCAGCTGTCGGCGCCGGTGACCTGTTGCGCCGCGGTGCGGAAGGCGGCGAGCACGGTGGCGACCGCCGGGCGCTTGGCCGCATTCGGCCGAGTGGCGAGGTCGTAGACGCGGGCGGCGCGGACGCCGGCGAGGCGGAGCATCACCAGGTTGGGGTTGCGGACTGCGTACCGGGGCATGAGGGCTACGCCGTAGCCGGTGGCGACCATGGCTTCGATGACCGTGAAGTCGTTGAGGCGCTGGGCTATTCGCGGTTGGACACCGGTGACCGTGGCGATGGAGCGGAGCACGTCGTCGACGGGGAAGCCGCCGTGCACGCTGATCCAGGTCTCGTCGGCCAGCTCGGCGGGAACTACCGCCCCATTGCGAGCCAACCTGTGATCGGGGGAGACCACCACGTCGATCGGTTCGCGCATGAGCACCCGCGACGCCACTCTCGGTCCACCGATGGAGGCGGCGCGCTCATCCCGGTGAGTCAGCACCACGTCGTAATCCGCAAGCAGCCGTGGCACTTCCGACGGCGGCACGTCTTCGTCGCGCGCCACCACGTCCACACCGCTGTCGGCCAGTTCCTTCAGTACGGCCGGGAGCAACAGCGCGGCCCCGGACGGGAACAGCGCGACCCGCACCTGCCCGCGCGGTGACCCGCGGTACGAATCCATCTCCGCCACAGCACGATCCATGGCGGCCAGCACTTCGTCGGCACGCACCACCAGCGCGCGCCCGGCGTCGGTGAGCCGCACTCGCCGCCCGTCCGGTTCCAGTAGCGGCACACCGGCTTCGCGGGCCAGCACCTTCAACTGCTGCGACACCGCCGAAGGCGTCATCGACAGTGCCTGCGCCACCGCCGCGACAGTGCCGCGATCCGCCAATTCCCTGAGGACGCGCAGTCTTTCGATCGCCATCGCCCCGCCGCCCGGCCGGCTCGGCAGGAGACTGCCGCTGGTGTCCGCGCTATCGCCGCCGGGTCCAGGTGGGCCGTCGGCCCGGTCGGCAGCGCCGTCCGAAGACTGATTGCCGTCGCGCGGAGGCCGTGCGATGACACGGCGTGGGCGCGGCGCCGCGCCTTCGGGCAGAGGTCGGTGACCCGCACTGCTGCCGGTGGTCTCGGGAGGTTGCGCCGCAACACGTCTGGGGCGTGGGGAGCCGCCTTCGAGGGGGTGGCCGCCGCTGTATGCGCCCGCGGTCTTGCCTCCGGTGGAGTTGTCGCCGACCGGTGCGCTCTCCGTGCCGGGCGTGCTGTCACTCGCGGACCGGGGGATCGACATCGCGCCAGAGATTCGGCGGGGTGGGCGGACGGTCCGTGGCAACAGGCCGGTCTGCGCGGCGTCGGCCCCGCCGTGGGGGACGACCGGGCCGCCCGGGAGCTCGGCGGTGCTGGGCTGGCCGGCGGTCAGGTCGGGTGTGGTCGCGGGCCCGGTCGGCGCGGCGGCCCGGGGTGGGGCCTGTGTGCGCGGAGGCTCTGTGCCGACCGGTTGGTCTTCGTTAGATTGCATGGGTACCGGTCTTCGGGTGCGCGGGGCTCGCCGGGTGACGAGCGGGATCATGTAGTTCTACTACATCATTGCTGCAGAATTATTCGATTGTTCTTACCTATTGGTGAACGCAAGATTTTGGGCATGACCAATCGTGATCGACTGCTCGGGCTCACCGTGGTGCTGCTGTGGGGGCTGAACTTTCTTGCCATTCGAGTCGGGCTCGATCACTTCCCGCCGTTCTTCTTCGCGGGACTGCGGTTCGCGGTGATCGCGGTGCCGGTGCTGTTGTTCGTGCCGCGGCCGAACGTGCCGTGGCGCTGGCTGCTGCTGTACGGCGTGGGCTTCGGGATTCTGCAGTTCGCGTTCCTGTTCACCGCCATGCGGACGGGGATGCCCACCGGGCTGTCGTCGCTGGTGCTGCAGTCGTCGGCGCCGTTCACGGTGCTGCTGGGCGCGATCTTCCTGCGGGAGCGGCTGCGGGCCGTGCAACTGGGCGGGATCGCGGTGGCCGTGGCCGGGATGACGGTGATCGGCTGGGATCGTGCGCAGCACGCGGCCCTGCTGCCGCTGCTGCTGACACTGGCCGGTGGGCTCGGCTGGGCCTTCGGAAATATCGGATCCCGGCTCGCCGCGGCCGATTCCGAAGGTGTCAACCCGCTGCACCTGACGCTGTGGATGGCGGTGATCCCGCCGCTGCCCATGTTCGCGCTGTCCGCGCTCACCGAAGGCGCGACCACGGGGTGGACCGATCTGGCGCACTCGTTCTCGCGGGACGGCTGGCCCGCCCTGGCCGCGCTCGCCTACATCGTGCTGCTTGGCACCATCGCGGGTTCGGGGCTGTGGACGTATCTGATGAGCCGGTACCCGGCGGGCACGGTCGCGCCGCTGTCGCTGCTGGTGCCGGTGGTCGGCATCGCGGCCTCGTGGGCGTTCCTGCACGAGAGCCCGTCGGTGCTCGCCCTGGTGGGTGCGGTCATCGTCATCGTGGGCGCTTTCACCGCCACATCGGCCGGAAAACGCCCGGTCGCCGTCGCACCGGTGTCCAGCCCCCTTGGCAACCGCGCGCTCGCTGAGATCCCGGTGCAGCTGGCAAAGGTCTAGCGGCCAGCGCTCCCTCGGCAACATTCGGTTCGGAAAATCCCACCCGGCGGACCTGGGGTCGGTTCCCGCTGCCTAGGATTCCTTCCGGCGTGGGAGGTAGGGAATGGCAGGACAGCGTTTGTCCGTCACGCGGCGGACAGTGCTGCGTGGAACGGCCGCGGCGGGAGCAGTCGCGGCGGGGGCGGCGACCGGAGCACTCCGATCGCCTCGGGCCACCGCCGATCCGGGCCCGTCGGTCGCCGTACTGGGTGGCGGCGTCGCCGGTTTGACCGCGGCGCACGAGCTCGCCGAACGCGGCTTCGACGTCACCGTCTACGAACGCCGGGCGCTGGGCGGCAAGGCCCGCAGCATCGCGGTCCCCGGCACCGGCCGCGACGGCCGCCCCGAACTGTGGGGCGAGCACGGCTTCCGGTTCTTCCCCGGCTTCTACCGCCACCTCCCCGACACCATGCGGCGAATCCCCTTCGCGGGCAATGCCAATGGCGTGTGGGACAACCTGGTCGCCGCCCCCGAGGCGCGTTTCGCCCGCCGCGACACCGACGACGTGATCATGCCGCTCGGCAAGGCCGGCAAGGTGTGGGCGTCCCCGGACGACTTCCGCGAAACCGTCAGCTCGGCCATCTCCACCACCATGAAGATGCCGCAGGCCGACGCGCTCTACTTCGCCAACCGCCTGCTGGTCTTCAACACCAGCTGCGACGCGCGGCGATATCAGCACTGGGACAACATCTCCTGGAAGGACTACGTGGGCGCGGCCGGCCGCTCCACCGAATTCCGCATGCTGCTCTCACGGACGCTCACCACCCTGCTGGTGGCGGCCAAGGACGAACTGGCCAGCACCCGCACCATCGGCAATATGGGCGAGCAGTTCCTGGGCAACCCGTTCGAGATCGCCAACGACGGCCCGCTGGACCGGCTGCTCGACGGCCCCACCAACGAGGCGTGGATCAACCCGTGGGTCGATCGACTACGTGAGCTGGGCGTGAAGTTCGTGAGCGCGGAGGTGCGCGGACTCGACGTGAACGAACGCCGCATCTCCGGCGCCCGCATCGTCGACGGTTCCGGCGCCGCCCGCACGATCGAGGCCGACCATTTCGTGACCGCCGTGCCGGTCGAGGTGGCCCGCACCCTGTGGTCACCCGAAATCCTCGCGCTGCGACCGGAATTGGCGGGCACCAGCCAGCTGATGGTCGACTGGATGAGCGGCATCCAGTTCTTCATGAAGAAGCCCACCGACATCGCCCGCGGCCACGTCGCCTACGTGGACTCCCCGTGGTCGCTGACTTCCATTGCGCAGAACCAGTTCTGGAGCCGCACCCCGATGACCGGCCTCGGCGACGGCACCGTGCAGGACTGCCTCTCGGTGGACATCTCCGACTGGAACACCCCCGGCATCCTCTACGGCAAGACCGCCAAGGAATGCACGCACGACGAGATCGCGCGGGAAGTGTGGGCGCAGTTGAAGGCGCACCTCAACGACCGTCAGGACCTGCTGCGCGACGAGGACCTGCACTCCTGGTTCCTCGACACCGGCATCACCTGGGATGCCTCGGCGCGCCGCAATGCCAATGCCGATCCGCTGCTCATCAATACCGCGGGCTCGTGGACGCTGCGGCCGGACACGCATGCGGCGAGCCTCGAAAACCTCTACCTGGCAGGTGATTACGTACGCACCAACGTGGACCTCGCCACCATGGAGGGTGCGTCGGAATCGGCCCGCGCGGCCGTGAACAAACTGCTCGAGGTGACCGGTTCGAACGCCCCGCGCTGCAAGCTGTTCACGCTCTACCGCGCC contains:
- a CDS encoding transglutaminase family protein, encoding MSVRRYRVQHRTVYEYSDVVTSSYGRAYLTPREFPGQRLLSHDIHVDPVPSDRSVGADVYGNTTLYFHVTADHERLEVTGESLVDVGRPAEMPDVPWEMARPATENGPLAVEFALDLTPPELTPGIAAYAAQSFPPGRPLPEAVAELTTRIHTDFTYESGSTTVSTSVADVFQARAGVCQDFARLAIACLRSRGLAARYVSGYLSTDPPPGKERMVGVDATHAWAAVWLPDAPGPGRWIGFDPTNDQFANDRYVTVAWGRDYADVPPLRGIIYTDAKESTITVSVDVAPLEVPDA
- a CDS encoding zinc-binding metallopeptidase family protein — translated: MRDFSCPRCGQRLAFENSLCLNCGSPLGFSLAERSILVLADEPKPDQADNDGTVDAQRYQLCPNRHVAECNWLVPAPNGDPPPLCESCRLTRTRPNDGDAESLPAFAEAEGAKRRLVLELTELGLPIVDRDTDPEHGLAFDLLSSAAEHVVTGHENGVVTLDLAEGDDVHREQLRVEMDEPYRTLLGHFRHEIGHYYFQVLISTDATLNRYRELFGDPYADYQRALDRHYAEGPPAGWENTHVSTYATMHSAEDWAETFAHYLHIRDTLDTAAAFGFAPAGATFERPQVGRAGFDRIIDLWLPLAWSLNMLNRSMGHHDLYPFVLADPVLAKMRFIHELCAGL
- the leuA gene encoding 2-isopropylmalate synthase, yielding MSPADAFVSGSRTITVPSKPAPADQPAWNKQKNSSMPTFRYRPFAEEVEAVELPDRTWPNKIIDRAPSWCAVDLRDGNQALIDPMSPARKRRMFDLLVRMGYKEIEVGFPAASQTDFDFVREIIEDNAIPDDVTIQVLTQSRPELIERTFEACNGAPNAIVHFYNSTSILQRRVVFRADREAVKKIATDAAALCLEIEKKYPDTNWRYEYSPESYTGTELDYALDVCDAVSAIIQPTPAKPLIINLPATVEMATPNVYADSIEWMSRNLARRDSIVLSLHPHNDRGTAVAAAELGYLAGADRIEGCLFGNGERTGNVCLVTLGMNMFSRGVDPQIDFSNIDEIRRTVEYCNQLPVAERHPYGGDLVYTAFSGSHQDAINKGLDAMKAAADKAGADVDDITWEVPYLPIDPKDVGRTYEAVIRVNSQSGKGGVAYIMKTDHGLVLPRRLQIEFSQAIQKITDGEGGEVTPKEMWDVFSEEYLSAITPLERIRQKVTASETDGGVDSISAVVKVDGAEQEITGTGNGPLAAFVDALSTIGYDVRILDYSEHAMSAGDDAQAASYVEVAIGDKVTWGVGIATSITTASLRAVVSAVNRAARTR
- a CDS encoding MinD/ParA family ATP-binding protein; amino-acid sequence: MTKDQNSTSQAEDRDAADQAADALAAEAATDAADSAATPDPAPEEDGKSPAGFFPPVPDSIDQAVAFEQTVHFGASGQPNDAPNPFAPGPQGPGEGPSPFAAGPNGPAGGPNAFPGGPYGPSDAPNPYGPGPNPYGQQGPYGAPPPFSGGPDGQGPFAPGAPGPFQQPGFPPTDGYPMPDAGQFAPPPNPDAPGAVPPPGASFGEFRQQTPYGEVRQEIGSDGMVRRVFAEEPRPEHGAPHGDPNQSGPGQIVGQPGQPGGPGEPGQPGQFAGQGQPGEPGQPAQFGGPGQPGQFAPSGEQPGGPIYSWSPPPAAPPQQSQPGFQPGWTPQPQQGFQPQQPGYGQPQHPQPGHSVNDLNLLKRARKAPRSGWRRAVHKASGGVINPGESPADVVYRELVDRVNQPVRGDYRIAILSLKGGVGKTTTTVGLGSTFSTLRGDRVIAIDANPDLGTLAHRVPRQTRSTVRNLLEDSHITRYSDVRAHTSQAPSRLEVLASEQDPAVSEAFSEADYRKAIGILQQFYNIILTDCGTGLMHSAMSGVLDMASSLVLVTSPAIDGARSASATLDWLDHHGYHKLVERTVVVVNASRKGSSTVDLDQLRKLFLDRTRAVQVVPFDDHLAEGAEIDLELVSKPTRRALLELAAMVADDFGYHAAQQHQQRPPQH
- a CDS encoding LysR family transcriptional regulator; its protein translation is MAIERLRVLRELADRGTVAAVAQALSMTPSAVSQQLKVLAREAGVPLLEPDGRRVRLTDAGRALVVRADEVLAAMDRAVAEMDSYRGSPRGQVRVALFPSGAALLLPAVLKELADSGVDVVARDEDVPPSEVPRLLADYDVVLTHRDERAASIGGPRVASRVLMREPIDVVVSPDHRLARNGAVVPAELADETWISVHGGFPVDDVLRSIATVTGVQPRIAQRLNDFTVIEAMVATGYGVALMPRYAVRNPNLVMLRLAGVRAARVYDLATRPNAAKRPAVATVLAAFRTAAQQVTGADS
- a CDS encoding EamA family transporter, with the protein product MTNRDRLLGLTVVLLWGLNFLAIRVGLDHFPPFFFAGLRFAVIAVPVLLFVPRPNVPWRWLLLYGVGFGILQFAFLFTAMRTGMPTGLSSLVLQSSAPFTVLLGAIFLRERLRAVQLGGIAVAVAGMTVIGWDRAQHAALLPLLLTLAGGLGWAFGNIGSRLAAADSEGVNPLHLTLWMAVIPPLPMFALSALTEGATTGWTDLAHSFSRDGWPALAALAYIVLLGTIAGSGLWTYLMSRYPAGTVAPLSLLVPVVGIAASWAFLHESPSVLALVGAVIVIVGAFTATSAGKRPVAVAPVSSPLGNRALAEIPVQLAKV
- a CDS encoding hydroxysqualene dehydroxylase encodes the protein MAGQRLSVTRRTVLRGTAAAGAVAAGAATGALRSPRATADPGPSVAVLGGGVAGLTAAHELAERGFDVTVYERRALGGKARSIAVPGTGRDGRPELWGEHGFRFFPGFYRHLPDTMRRIPFAGNANGVWDNLVAAPEARFARRDTDDVIMPLGKAGKVWASPDDFRETVSSAISTTMKMPQADALYFANRLLVFNTSCDARRYQHWDNISWKDYVGAAGRSTEFRMLLSRTLTTLLVAAKDELASTRTIGNMGEQFLGNPFEIANDGPLDRLLDGPTNEAWINPWVDRLRELGVKFVSAEVRGLDVNERRISGARIVDGSGAARTIEADHFVTAVPVEVARTLWSPEILALRPELAGTSQLMVDWMSGIQFFMKKPTDIARGHVAYVDSPWSLTSIAQNQFWSRTPMTGLGDGTVQDCLSVDISDWNTPGILYGKTAKECTHDEIAREVWAQLKAHLNDRQDLLRDEDLHSWFLDTGITWDASARRNANADPLLINTAGSWTLRPDTHAASLENLYLAGDYVRTNVDLATMEGASESARAAVNKLLEVTGSNAPRCKLFTLYRATELEPFRQIDATRYAAGQPNLFDA